AGCGGGTTCGTCGCCAACGAAGACGAGTACTACGAGAGGCTCCGCGCAGCGAGCATCGAGGCCGCACGCAGCGCCGCCGCGGAAGCCGAACGTGCCGACGACAAGCAGCTGATGCACGCCGTCCGCGCGATGGACGATGTCGAACGAACCGCGAACGAACTCGCCGAGCGCCTCGGCGAGTGGGCCGGAAGCCTCTTCGAGGGCGACGGAACCGGAGGCGACACCGACCGCCGCCGAGGTGGAACTGGGGTCGACTACGCCCGCGAACTCGCCGAGATCGAGCCTGAAGACGCCACCGAGGAGCGCGTCGTCTCGCTCGCCGAGCGCGTGGCCGAACTGGCCGCCGAGCGCGACGCGCTTCGGGAGTACGTCGAACGCCGCGCGCCGGAAGTCGCGCCGAACATGGCCGAGATGGCCGGACCGGTGCTCACCGCCCGTCTCATCTCGTTAGCCGGCGGCCTTGAGCCGCTGGCGAAGAAACCGAGCGGCACGGTGCAGGTCCTCGGCGCGGAGGACGCGCTGTTCGCCCACCTCGCCGGACGCGCGTCGTCGCCGAAACACGGCGTCATCTACGTCCACGAGGCTGTCCGCGGGACCCGACCGCAGGACCACGGGTCGGCCGCCCGCGCGCTCGCGGGCAAACTCGTCATCGCCGCCCGCATCGACCACTACAGCGGCGACCTCAAGCCGGAGATTCACGACGAACTCCGCGAGCGGATCGAGACGATTCGCGCCCGCGCCGAGGAGGGAGACGGCGAATGAGCCGACGCGAACTCCCCGAGGGCGTCGAACGCCGCTCGTTCGACGGGCGCGAGCGACTCGCCACGCGGGGCGAGACGGTGTACGGCGAACCGACCGACGACGGCTGGAGACTCTGGGACGCCGGGCGCTCGAAGCTCGGCGCGATGCTCGAACTCGGTATGAAGACCGGTCTCTCGGGCGGCGAGTCGGTCCTCTATCTCGGCGCGGCGTCGGGAACGACGGTGAGCCACGTCGCCGACTTCGCCGGACCGACGTACGCCGTCGAGTTCGCCCCTCGGACGGTCCGTGACCTCGTCGGCGTTGCCGAAGACAGAGAGAACCTATTTCCGCTACTGAAAGACGCCCGCAAACCGGACACGTACGCCCACGTCGTCGAATCGAATCTCGACGTACTCGTGCAGGACGTGGCGACGCGCGGGCAGGCGGACGTGGCGGTCCGTAATCGGCAGTTCCTCGCCGACGACGGACGACTGCTCATGGCGGTCAAGGCGCGGAGCGAGGACGTGACGAGCGACCCAAGCGACGTGTTCGACGGCGTCGTCTCCCGACTCGGCGACGCCTATGAGGTGTTGGAGACGGCGCGCCTCGACCGCTTCCACAGCGACCACCTCGGCGTGGTAGCTCGGCCGCGGTAGCTTGACCGCGGTAGTTCGAGAGCATGGCGGGGTCGCGTGCGAGTTTGTTGACAGTCACACACAGATGCGGTAGCGCGCGACCGGCGCACACCCGGCGTCAGCGGCCGACTTCACGAACTATTTACTTCGAGGTTCCGAAAGGCGGCCAATGGAGGAGTTGGGAACGCGCGAGGCGTTCGACCGGATGGGGACCCTCGGCATCGAAGAGGAGTTTTTCGTCGTCGACGACGCCGGGCGCCCCGCGTCGGCCATCGACGAGTTGGTGTACGGCGACGACCCGCCCGACCCGCTCGGCGGCCGCATCGACCACGAATTGTTTGAGTTCATCGTCGAGACGCAGACGCCGCTCATCGAACGCCCTGCCGAGGCGAGCGACGCGCTCCGCTCGGTTCGCGAGGCGCTCGTCGACCACGCGGAGACCCACGGCTTCAGCGTCGCCGCCGCCGGACTCCACCCCGCGGCGAAGTGGCGCGAACTCGACCACGCGCAGAAACCGCGCTACCGCGCACAACTCGACCGAATCCAGTATCCGCAGCACCGCAACACGACGGCGGGACTGCATGTCCACGTCGGCGTTGACGACGCCGACAAAGCCGTCTGGGTCGCCAACGAACTCCGCTGGTATCTCCCGCTCCTGCTCGCGCTGTCGGCAAACTCGCCGTTCTGGAACGGTTTCGACACGGGGCTTGCCTCGGCGCGGGCGAAGATATTCGAGGGGCTTCCGAACACGGGGATGCCGACCCGATTCGACGATTTCGAGTCGTACGCGCGCTTCGAGCGCCGGATGGTCGAAACTGAGTCGATAAACGATAGAGGGGAACTCTGGTACGACGTTCGACCCCACACCGGCCACGGCACCGTCGAAGTCCGGACGCCCGACGCCCAGCGGGACCCCGAGGTAGTGCTGGCGTTCGTCGAGTTCGTCCACGCGCTGGTCGTCGACATCGCGGAACGGTTCGAGGACAGCGAATCCGCCACCGACATCCGCCGCGAACTCCTCGACGAGAACAAGTGGCGGGCGATTCGACACGGCCACGACGCCTCGTTCGTCGACCGGGACGCGGAGTCGCTCGTCGACCTCGAAACGGCCGTCGACCGCGTCTGCGACCGACTCGACGTCTCGGGCCTGCGCTCGATACTCGACGATGAGAGCGGTGCGAGTCGGCAGCGACGCGTACTCCGCGAGGCGGATATGGATGCGCTCTGCGCGTCGCTCCTGCTCTGAGCCGCTCGTAATTCACAGCAACTGATCTGGCCAAACGCTTTTTCTGACTGTAGTCCCGAGTTCAGACCTAAACACATGTCTGCCGAGGAACCCCCCGACGATTCGCGCAGCGACGAGCGAACGGCTGAGGAGGACGACCAGCCGGCAACTCGGGCACGACTCGGCGAGGGCGCAGACCGTGCTGCGAGCGAGTTCGACCAGAACGTCGTCGACCTGCTCGCGTGGGTGCTCGACACCGAAACGCGGGCGCGGATCTACGTGTACCTCCGTCAGCATCCGAACAGTACGAGCGACGAAGTCGCTGAGGGAACCGAACTGTACCCGAGTACCGTCCGCGAAGCGCTCGCGGAACTCCACGACGAAGACCGGGTGACGCGGCAGAAGCGCGAGAGCGCCGGCGCGGGGAACAACCCCTACGAGTACGAGGCTATCGCGCCGAGCGAACTCGTTCGAAGCGTCGCCGAACAGGTGCAGTCGGAGTTGAACACGGTGTTCAACCTCGACCATCAACTCCGCGACGGGGCAGATGCCGACGCTGCCGACGACGGTTCGACGCCGGTGACCATCACCGTCGACGGGGGGTCGATCGAGTCGAGCGATTCGGACGCCGACTCGGAGTAAGTCGGCGAAGCCGACCTTTTTAAGTGAACCGACGCCAACACGGAGATTATGCACGTTGCGCTCGGCGGGACATTCGACCCGGTCCACGATGGCCACCGCGCCCTGTTCGAGCGTGCGTTCGAACTCGGTGACCTGACGGTCGGACTCACGTCCGACGAACTCGCGCCGCAGACCCGCCACATCGACCGGTACGTCCGCTCGTTCGAGGAGCGACAACGCGATTTGGTGGCCGAACTCGAACCGCTGGCGGCCGAGCACGATCGCGAGTTCGAGGTTCGCGAACTGTCGGAACCGACCGGCATCGCTACCGAACCCGGCTTCGACGTGCTCATCGTCTCACCGGAGACCGAGGACGGCGGCGAGAAAGTCAACGAAATCCGTAGAGAGCGCGGTCTCGACCCGCTCGACATCGAAGTCGTCGACCACGTCGCCGCCGCCGACGGCGAGCGCATCTCCTCGACGCGCATCGTCTCGGGAGAAATCGACCGTCACGGCAACCTCACGCCCGAGCGCGAGGGCCGCGGCAAGACGCCGCCGGAGTAGTTACCTCACCACGACGGCGGGCGGAATCCGGCGTCTTCCAGGATGTTCTTCCAGCGTTTCTGTATCGAGAGCCGAGTCACGTCCATTGCGTCGGCGACGGCGGTCTGGGAGCGTTCCTCCCCTGCGATGAGTGCCCCGGCGTAGAGACTCGCGGCGG
This genomic stretch from Haloprofundus salilacus harbors:
- a CDS encoding NOP5/NOP56 family protein, giving the protein MTEDAWFVGVDPGDTETAASRIREGSADAPADWPEAAVESGFVANEDEYYERLRAASIEAARSAAAEAERADDKQLMHAVRAMDDVERTANELAERLGEWAGSLFEGDGTGGDTDRRRGGTGVDYARELAEIEPEDATEERVVSLAERVAELAAERDALREYVERRAPEVAPNMAEMAGPVLTARLISLAGGLEPLAKKPSGTVQVLGAEDALFAHLAGRASSPKHGVIYVHEAVRGTRPQDHGSAARALAGKLVIAARIDHYSGDLKPEIHDELRERIETIRARAEEGDGE
- a CDS encoding fibrillarin-like rRNA/tRNA 2'-O-methyltransferase, with translation MSRRELPEGVERRSFDGRERLATRGETVYGEPTDDGWRLWDAGRSKLGAMLELGMKTGLSGGESVLYLGAASGTTVSHVADFAGPTYAVEFAPRTVRDLVGVAEDRENLFPLLKDARKPDTYAHVVESNLDVLVQDVATRGQADVAVRNRQFLADDGRLLMAVKARSEDVTSDPSDVFDGVVSRLGDAYEVLETARLDRFHSDHLGVVARPR
- a CDS encoding glutamate--cysteine ligase, encoding MEELGTREAFDRMGTLGIEEEFFVVDDAGRPASAIDELVYGDDPPDPLGGRIDHELFEFIVETQTPLIERPAEASDALRSVREALVDHAETHGFSVAAAGLHPAAKWRELDHAQKPRYRAQLDRIQYPQHRNTTAGLHVHVGVDDADKAVWVANELRWYLPLLLALSANSPFWNGFDTGLASARAKIFEGLPNTGMPTRFDDFESYARFERRMVETESINDRGELWYDVRPHTGHGTVEVRTPDAQRDPEVVLAFVEFVHALVVDIAERFEDSESATDIRRELLDENKWRAIRHGHDASFVDRDAESLVDLETAVDRVCDRLDVSGLRSILDDESGASRQRRVLREADMDALCASLLL
- a CDS encoding helix-turn-helix domain-containing protein, coding for MSAEEPPDDSRSDERTAEEDDQPATRARLGEGADRAASEFDQNVVDLLAWVLDTETRARIYVYLRQHPNSTSDEVAEGTELYPSTVREALAELHDEDRVTRQKRESAGAGNNPYEYEAIAPSELVRSVAEQVQSELNTVFNLDHQLRDGADADAADDGSTPVTITVDGGSIESSDSDADSE
- a CDS encoding phosphopantetheine adenylyltransferase, producing the protein MHVALGGTFDPVHDGHRALFERAFELGDLTVGLTSDELAPQTRHIDRYVRSFEERQRDLVAELEPLAAEHDREFEVRELSEPTGIATEPGFDVLIVSPETEDGGEKVNEIRRERGLDPLDIEVVDHVAAADGERISSTRIVSGEIDRHGNLTPEREGRGKTPPE